One part of the Brevundimonas sp. NIBR11 genome encodes these proteins:
- a CDS encoding 2-isopropylmalate synthase, which yields MSGPIIERVTNDPNRVIVFDTTMRDGEQAPGFSMTPADKVRMGRTLKALGVDVMEAGFAAASPGDEDCIRAVVGELAEDDSGPVFCSLSRSNEADIDASYRALRGTKRRRCHVFIGTSPIHRAAKLRMTPDQVLAQAVRSVEYARTHFHDVEFSAEDAIRTEPEFLAEVLEAAAGAGASTLNVPDTVGYATPDEIASLYRFLIGKVRPRFPNVIFSAHCHNDLGLAVANSLSAVEAGVRQVESTINGIGERAGNAALEEVVMALRVRAERYGVTTGIDTTKLLETSRMLSQITDTPIVRNKAIVGINAFAHEAGIHQHGMYADARTYEIMRPEDVGFTGSFFVLGKHSGRTAVQKRAEVLGYPLAGERLNDAFAAFKTRADEIGEIDDAELIAICTATAQKEAAYVAA from the coding sequence GTGAGCGGTCCGATCATCGAGCGAGTAACCAACGACCCGAACCGGGTCATCGTCTTCGACACCACCATGCGCGACGGCGAACAGGCGCCGGGCTTCTCCATGACGCCCGCCGACAAGGTTCGCATGGGCCGCACCCTGAAGGCCCTGGGCGTCGACGTCATGGAGGCCGGTTTCGCCGCCGCCTCTCCTGGCGACGAGGACTGCATCCGCGCCGTCGTCGGCGAACTAGCCGAGGACGATTCCGGTCCGGTCTTCTGCTCCCTGTCGCGTTCGAACGAGGCGGACATCGATGCCTCGTATCGCGCGCTGCGCGGGACGAAACGCCGTCGCTGCCACGTCTTCATCGGCACCAGCCCGATCCACCGCGCCGCCAAGCTGCGGATGACGCCGGATCAGGTCCTGGCCCAGGCGGTGCGCTCCGTCGAATACGCCCGCACCCATTTCCACGATGTCGAGTTCTCGGCCGAGGACGCTATCCGCACCGAACCGGAGTTCCTGGCTGAGGTGCTGGAAGCCGCGGCCGGCGCGGGGGCCTCGACCCTGAACGTGCCCGACACGGTCGGCTATGCGACGCCGGACGAGATCGCATCGCTGTACCGTTTCCTGATCGGCAAGGTCCGGCCGCGTTTCCCGAACGTGATCTTCTCGGCCCACTGCCACAATGATTTGGGTCTGGCCGTCGCCAACAGCCTGTCGGCCGTCGAGGCGGGCGTGCGTCAGGTCGAGTCGACCATCAACGGCATCGGCGAGCGCGCCGGCAACGCCGCCCTGGAAGAGGTGGTCATGGCCCTGCGAGTGCGAGCCGAACGCTATGGCGTCACGACCGGCATCGACACGACCAAGCTGCTGGAAACCAGCCGGATGCTGAGCCAGATCACGGACACGCCGATCGTCCGCAACAAGGCCATCGTCGGCATCAACGCCTTCGCCCACGAGGCCGGCATCCACCAGCACGGCATGTACGCCGACGCCCGCACCTATGAGATCATGCGCCCCGAGGACGTCGGTTTCACCGGCAGCTTCTTCGTCTTGGGCAAGCATTCGGGCCGGACGGCGGTGCAGAAGCGGGCCGAGGTGCTGGGCTATCCGCTGGCGGGCGAGCGGCTGAACGACGCCTTCGCCGCTTTCAAGACGCGTGCCGACGAGATCGGCGAGATCGACGACGCCGAACTGATCGCCATCTGCACGGCGACGGCTCAGAAAGAAGCCGCGTATGTCGCGGCCTAA
- a CDS encoding ACT domain-containing protein — MSDTIHIQIDRADGSLQRLIGLVERRGFHIDGMSLSDEGAMRRVQMQVRGRDAGRCTENLGRQIDKLIGATRVGFTASTQNYGAAA, encoded by the coding sequence ATGAGCGACACCATCCATATCCAGATCGACCGGGCCGACGGCTCGCTTCAGCGCCTCATCGGTCTCGTGGAGCGTCGCGGCTTCCACATCGACGGCATGAGCCTGTCGGACGAGGGCGCCATGCGCCGCGTCCAGATGCAGGTTCGCGGCCGCGATGCAGGCCGTTGCACCGAGAACCTGGGCCGCCAGATCGACAAACTGATCGGCGCGACCCGCGTGGGCTTCACGGCCTCGACCCAGAACTATGGAGCGGCGGCGTGA
- the leuC gene encoding 3-isopropylmalate dehydratase large subunit, with the protein MSRPKTLFDKVWDRHVVTPETDATPGVLYIDLHLVHEVTSPQAFTEIEARGLKVRRPDRTFATLDHSIPTLPAGPDGRKPYVTAEAEAQVHRLEANCAAHGIELAGWGSGDRGVVHVMGPELGLTQPGMTVVCGDSHTATHGAFGALAFGIGTSEVGHVLATQCLLQRKSKAMRVTVTGQLTPGVSGKDVALAVIAELGFGGGTGFVIEYAGEAVRSLDMEGRMTLCNMSIEAGARAGMIAPDAVAIDWLRGRKHVPADYEAAASEWLKLASDPGAVFDKEVVIDGAAIRPMATWGTTPDAGSPIGSRVPEPKSDSDRKALAYMGFEAGETTTTQAVDVVFIGSCTNGRLPDLRAAAEVLRGRKLKAGVRMLVVPGSEAVRRDAEAEGLHHVFIEAGAEWRIPGCSMCIAMNGDFVAPGQLAVSTSNRNFEGRQGKGARTILASPATAAASAVAGVLTDPRVYLSEAAHA; encoded by the coding sequence ATGTCGCGGCCTAAAACGCTGTTCGACAAGGTCTGGGACCGCCACGTCGTCACGCCGGAGACCGACGCGACGCCGGGCGTGCTCTACATCGACCTGCATCTGGTCCACGAGGTCACCAGCCCCCAGGCCTTCACCGAGATCGAGGCGAGGGGGCTGAAGGTCCGTCGTCCGGACCGGACATTCGCCACCCTGGACCACTCGATCCCGACCCTGCCGGCCGGACCGGACGGGCGGAAACCCTATGTCACCGCCGAGGCCGAGGCCCAGGTACACCGGCTGGAGGCCAACTGCGCCGCCCACGGCATCGAACTGGCGGGCTGGGGCTCGGGCGACCGGGGCGTGGTCCATGTCATGGGACCGGAGCTGGGCCTGACCCAGCCGGGCATGACCGTCGTCTGCGGCGACAGTCATACGGCGACCCACGGCGCCTTCGGGGCCCTGGCCTTCGGCATCGGCACCTCCGAAGTCGGCCACGTCCTGGCGACCCAGTGCCTGTTGCAGCGGAAGTCGAAGGCCATGCGGGTGACCGTGACCGGGCAGCTGACGCCCGGCGTGTCGGGCAAAGACGTGGCGCTCGCTGTCATCGCCGAGCTGGGCTTCGGAGGCGGCACCGGCTTCGTCATCGAATACGCCGGGGAAGCGGTGCGGTCGCTCGACATGGAAGGGCGGATGACCCTGTGCAACATGTCGATCGAGGCCGGGGCGCGGGCGGGCATGATCGCGCCGGACGCGGTCGCCATCGACTGGCTGCGCGGTCGCAAACATGTGCCGGCCGATTATGAGGCGGCAGCCTCCGAATGGCTGAAGCTGGCGAGCGATCCGGGCGCGGTCTTCGACAAGGAGGTCGTGATCGACGGCGCGGCCATCCGCCCCATGGCGACCTGGGGCACGACGCCGGATGCGGGTTCGCCGATCGGCTCGAGGGTGCCCGAGCCCAAGTCGGACAGCGACCGCAAGGCCCTGGCCTATATGGGCTTCGAGGCCGGCGAGACGACGACGACGCAGGCCGTGGACGTGGTCTTCATCGGCTCCTGCACCAACGGCCGTCTGCCCGATCTGCGCGCCGCCGCCGAGGTGCTGCGGGGCCGTAAGCTGAAGGCCGGCGTCCGCATGCTGGTCGTGCCGGGGTCGGAGGCCGTGCGTCGCGACGCCGAGGCCGAAGGCCTGCATCACGTCTTCATCGAGGCGGGCGCCGAATGGCGCATCCCGGGCTGCTCCATGTGCATCGCCATGAACGGGGACTTCGTCGCGCCGGGCCAGCTGGCCGTCTCGACGTCGAACCGCAACTTCGAAGGCCGTCAGGGCAAGGGCGCCCGCACCATCCTGGCCAGTCCGGCGACGGCGGCGGCTTCGGCCGTGGCCGGGGTGCTGACCGATCCGCGCGTTTATCTGTCGGAGGCCGCGCATGCCTGA
- the ilvC gene encoding ketol-acid reductoisomerase gives MDIYTNDDIRPGVIAGQRIAVIGYGSQGRAHAQNLKDSGHDVIVGVRQGGKGWKHAQADGLATAEPSEAIKGADIIAILTPDMAQAEIYKTIVEPNAKRGSAILFAHGFSILYGRVTPRADMDVILVAPKGPGDLVRREYARGRGVPALFAIEQDKSGKARDRAMGYAKGIGGATGGLLETSFKEETETDLFGEQAVLCGGAKELVMSGFTTLVEAGYQPEIAYFECLHELKLIVDLFYEGGITKMNEFISETAKWGSVSSGPRVITAETRARMKEILTEIQNGTFAREWIAENEAGKGAYDDLVKADSEHLIESVGAGLRERMAWLHAPKTAEAA, from the coding sequence ATGGACATCTACACCAACGACGATATCCGTCCCGGGGTCATCGCCGGCCAGCGCATCGCCGTCATCGGCTACGGCTCGCAAGGTCGCGCGCACGCCCAGAATCTGAAGGACTCCGGCCACGACGTGATCGTCGGCGTCCGTCAGGGCGGCAAGGGCTGGAAGCATGCTCAGGCCGACGGCTTAGCGACGGCCGAGCCCTCAGAGGCCATCAAGGGCGCGGACATCATCGCCATCCTGACGCCCGACATGGCCCAGGCCGAGATCTACAAGACGATCGTCGAGCCCAACGCCAAGAGGGGCTCGGCCATCCTGTTCGCTCACGGCTTCTCGATCCTGTACGGGCGGGTCACGCCGCGCGCCGACATGGACGTGATCCTGGTCGCGCCCAAGGGTCCGGGCGACCTGGTCCGGCGTGAATACGCCCGCGGCCGCGGCGTCCCCGCCCTGTTCGCCATCGAACAGGACAAGTCGGGCAAGGCCCGCGACCGCGCCATGGGTTACGCCAAGGGCATCGGCGGTGCGACCGGCGGCCTGCTGGAAACCTCCTTCAAGGAAGAGACCGAGACCGACCTGTTCGGCGAACAGGCCGTCCTGTGCGGCGGGGCCAAGGAGTTGGTCATGAGCGGCTTCACCACCCTGGTCGAAGCCGGCTACCAGCCCGAAATCGCCTATTTCGAATGCCTCCACGAGCTGAAGCTGATCGTGGACCTGTTCTACGAGGGCGGCATCACCAAGATGAACGAGTTCATCTCCGAGACGGCCAAATGGGGGTCGGTCTCCTCGGGCCCGCGGGTCATCACTGCCGAGACGCGCGCCCGGATGAAAGAAATCCTGACGGAAATCCAGAACGGGACCTTCGCCCGCGAATGGATCGCCGAGAACGAAGCCGGGAAGGGCGCCTATGACGATCTGGTCAAGGCCGACAGCGAGCATCTGATCGAGTCGGTCGGCGCGGGCTTGCGCGAACGGATGGCCTGGCTGCACGCGCCCAAGACCGCAGAAGCCGCATAG
- the ilvG gene encoding acetolactate synthase 2 catalytic subunit codes for MSAIATAISAKAATAPRSGAQLLVQTLDRLGVDVVFGYPGGAIMPVYDALTGAGVKHILVRHEQGAAFAADAYARATGKVGVCMATSGPGATNLITGIANAMMDSVPMVCITGNVATHLMGTDAFQEIDILGVTLPIVKHSWVVRDPADVPAVIEEAFHVARSGRPGPVLVDLPKDVQVGTTTEDFGFHYPNETTPIDHAAIAEAEQLIRAAERPLIYIGGGVKIAGAVEALRDFAERTGIPSVSTLNALGSIRTDAPGFLGMLGMHGTKAANEAVQEADLLIVFGARFDDRATGKLNEFAPHAKVVHFDIDPAEINKLRNAHVPVVGDLKAGIEALTDRVSAKALAIDPWIIRSTSNAKRNAFRYDAPGEGVYAPALLNELSKTAGDSFIAACDVGQHQMWVAQHCEFARPEAHLTSGGLGAMGYGLPAGLGAKLAKPDAHVVTVSGDGSFMMNIQELATLRRYGVALKIVLLDNSSLGLVRQWQELFFAENYSEVDLSDNPDFVAVAEAFGVEAFMINQRDQVTDGIARLLAAPGPCLMHVLIDPKENVWPLVPPGKNNAEMLHDTRFEGDI; via the coding sequence ATGTCCGCCATCGCCACCGCCATCAGCGCCAAGGCCGCAACCGCTCCCCGGAGCGGTGCGCAGCTGCTCGTCCAGACCCTGGATCGGCTGGGCGTGGATGTGGTCTTCGGCTATCCGGGCGGGGCGATCATGCCGGTCTATGACGCCCTTACCGGCGCGGGCGTGAAGCACATCCTGGTTCGCCACGAGCAGGGCGCGGCCTTCGCCGCCGACGCCTATGCCCGGGCGACGGGCAAGGTCGGCGTCTGCATGGCGACCTCGGGTCCGGGCGCGACCAACCTGATCACCGGCATCGCCAATGCGATGATGGATTCTGTGCCGATGGTCTGCATCACCGGCAACGTCGCCACCCATCTGATGGGCACCGACGCCTTCCAGGAGATCGACATCCTGGGCGTCACCCTGCCAATCGTGAAGCACTCCTGGGTCGTCCGCGACCCGGCCGACGTCCCGGCGGTGATCGAAGAGGCCTTCCACGTCGCCCGTTCGGGTCGCCCCGGCCCGGTCCTGGTCGACCTGCCGAAGGACGTCCAGGTCGGCACGACGACCGAGGACTTCGGCTTCCACTATCCGAACGAGACGACGCCGATCGACCACGCCGCCATCGCCGAGGCGGAGCAGCTGATCCGCGCCGCCGAACGTCCGCTGATCTACATCGGCGGCGGGGTGAAGATCGCCGGCGCCGTCGAGGCCCTGCGCGACTTCGCCGAGCGGACCGGCATCCCGAGCGTCTCGACCCTGAACGCCTTGGGCTCGATCCGCACGGATGCGCCGGGCTTCCTGGGCATGCTGGGGATGCACGGAACGAAGGCCGCGAACGAGGCGGTGCAGGAGGCGGACCTGCTGATCGTCTTCGGCGCCCGTTTCGACGACCGCGCGACCGGCAAGCTGAACGAGTTCGCCCCCCATGCGAAGGTCGTCCACTTCGACATCGACCCGGCCGAGATCAACAAGCTGCGGAACGCCCATGTCCCGGTCGTCGGCGACCTGAAGGCGGGCATCGAGGCCCTGACCGACCGTGTCTCGGCCAAGGCGTTGGCCATCGATCCGTGGATCATCCGCTCGACCTCGAACGCGAAGCGGAACGCCTTCCGCTACGACGCGCCGGGCGAGGGGGTCTATGCGCCGGCCCTGCTGAACGAACTGTCCAAGACCGCCGGTGACAGCTTCATCGCCGCTTGCGACGTCGGCCAGCACCAGATGTGGGTCGCCCAGCACTGCGAGTTCGCCCGCCCCGAAGCCCACCTGACGTCGGGCGGTCTGGGGGCGATGGGCTATGGCCTGCCCGCTGGTCTGGGCGCCAAGCTGGCCAAGCCCGACGCCCACGTCGTCACCGTCTCGGGCGACGGCAGCTTCATGATGAACATCCAGGAGCTGGCGACCCTGCGCCGCTACGGCGTCGCCCTGAAGATCGTCCTGCTGGACAACTCTTCGCTGGGCCTGGTGCGCCAGTGGCAGGAGCTGTTCTTCGCCGAGAACTATTCCGAGGTCGATCTGTCGGACAACCCGGACTTCGTCGCGGTGGCGGAAGCCTTCGGCGTCGAGGCCTTCATGATCAACCAGCGGGATCAGGTCACCGACGGCATCGCCCGTCTGCTGGCCGCGCCGGGGCCGTGCCTGATGCACGTCCTGATCGACCCCAAAGAGAACGTCTGGCCTCTGGTCCCGCCGGGAAAGAACAACGCCGAAATGCTTCACGACACGCGCTTCGAAGGAGACATCTGA